The following is a genomic window from Armatimonadota bacterium.
GGTTGATCTCCACTTCCTCCTCGCGCTCGACCTCGGGGATGACGTCCACGGACGCGAAGGACGTGTGGCGCCGATGGGCCGCGTCGAAGGGCGACAGCCGCACCAGGCGGTGCACCCCACGCTCGGCCTTGAGATAGCCGTACGCGTGCGGGCCGGAGATCACCGCGGTCATGCTGCGGCTCCCCGCCGACTCGCCCGGCGTGCGGTCTATCATCTCCACGGAATAACCTCGATCCTCCGCCCAACGGAAGTACATGCGCGTGAGCATGTCCACCCAGTCGCACGACTCGGTGCCGCCGGCGCCCGCGTTAATCGATATGATGGCGTTGCTGCGGTCGTACTCGCCCGACAGCAGCGCCGCTGTCTCCATCTCGCGCAGACGCCCGCGCAACTCCTCGAGTGCCTGCTCGGCCTCGCGTGCGGCGGCCGCGTCCTTCTCCTCCTGTGCGAGTTCGGCGAGCACTTGCACGTCCTCCCCGCGCCGCGTCAGGTCGTCCCACGGCGCGAGTTCCTGCTTGCGCCGCGAGATCTCAGAGAGAAGCTTCTGCGCCTCCTCGGGATTCTGCCACAGGTCGGGATCGCTGCTCTTGTTCTCCAACTCCGCCAGTTCGCGCCGTCGCTGATCGAGGTCAAAGACCGTCTCGCAGCTCTTCGAGGCGCCGCATCAGGCCGCGGGCGGCTTCGATCAGTTCCTGGGTCGTCATAAGGTGGTCTCCTGTTGGTGCACGATTGGCAGCGGCGATCGCTCCTCCGAATGACTCGGCCTGGCCGGTACGGAGGCCGCTACGCCTTGTTCAGGCAGCACTTCTTGTACTTCTTGCCGCTGCCGCACGGACACGGATCGTTGCGGCCGACTTTCTTCTTGACGCGCTCCGGTTGCCGCTGTTGAGGCTCCTCGTCGCCGCCGTGGCTGGCGTGCATGTGCTGGAACGGCGACGGCTGCGGGCGCACGCGCTCCTTGACGACCTCGACGCGGAAGAGCAGCTTGACGATCTCCTCCTGCATCGTCGCCTGCAGCGCTTCCCACTCCGTGTACGCCTCCTTCTGGAACGCCACCAGCGGGTCCACGCCGGCGTACCCGCGCAGCCCGATGCCCTCCTCGAGGAAATCCATGGAGTCGAGGTGGTCAATCCACTTGGTGTCTATCGTGCGCAGGGTGATCATCCGCTCCAAGTCGCGCACGACCTCCGGCGTGAGTTGTCGCTCGCGGTCCTCATAGGCCTGCACGGCAAGCTCTTGGATCCGCTCCACGATATCGCGCGGCGGGATTTCGCGCAGATCCTCAGGACGCATGTAGAAGTGGATGGGGAAGATCTCGTACAGCGACTGGTGAAGCATGTCGAGGTCCCAGTCGCCGGGATGGACCTCGGAACTGGCGTGCTCCCCCACTCGACTCTCGACGAGCGCGCTCAGGGAAGCGAGGATGCTTTCGCGCAGA
Proteins encoded in this region:
- the prfB gene encoding peptide chain release factor 2 (programmed frameshift), yielding MTTQELIEAARGLMRRLEELRDGLDLDQRRRELAELENKSSDPDLWQNPEEAQKLLSEISRRKQELAPWDDLTRRGEDVQVLAELAQEEKDAAAAREAEQALEELRGRLREMETAALLSGEYDRSNAIISINAGAGGTESCDWVDMLTRMYFRWAEDRGYSVEMIDRTPGESAGSRSMTAVISGPHAYGYLKAERGVHRLVRLSPFDAAHRRHTSFASVDVIPEVEREEEVEINPDDLRVDTFRATGAGGQHVNKTDSAVRITHVPTGIVVQSQNERSQHQNRVNAMKVLKARLLERKIEEQERKLAEMRGEPSEIAWGNQIRSYVLQPYVMVKDHRTGYQTGNAEAVLEGDVDQFIRAYLEHRAGGRHDRDDKKSAG